Proteins encoded within one genomic window of Erinaceus europaeus chromosome 13, mEriEur2.1, whole genome shotgun sequence:
- the SFN gene encoding 14-3-3 protein sigma: MERASQIQKAKLAEQAERYEDMAAFMKSAVEKGEELSCEERNLLSVAYKNVVGGQRAAWRVLSSIEQKGNEEGSEEKGPEVQEYREKVETELQGVCDTVLGLLDTHLIKEAGDAESRVFYLKMKGDYYRYLAEVATGDDKKRIIDSARSAYQEAMDISKKEMPPTNPIRLGLALNFSVFHYEIANSPEEAISLAKTTFDEAMADLHTLSEDSYKDSTLIMQLLRDNLTLWTADNTGEEAGEAPEEPQS; the protein is encoded by the coding sequence ATGGAGAGAGCCAGTCAGATTCAGAAGGCCAAGCTGGCAGAGCAGGCCGAGCGCTATGAGGACATGGCAGCCTTCATGAAGAGCGCTGTGGAGAAGGGTGAGGAGCTCTCTTGcgaagagagaaacctgctctCGGTGGCCTACAAGAATGTGGTGGGTGGCCAGAGGGCGGCCTGGAGGGTCCTGTCCAGCATCGAGCAGAAGGGCAACGAGGAGGGCTCAGAAGAGAAGGGCCCTGAGGTGCAAGAGTACCGGGAGAAGGTGGAGACCGAGCTCCAGGGTGTGTGCGACACTGTGCTGGGTCTGCTGGACACCCACCTCATCAAGGAGGCAGGGGATGCCGAAAGCCGGGTCTTCTACCTGAAAATGAAGGGCGATTACTACCGATACCTGGCTGAAGTGGCCACTGGGGACGACAAAAAGCGTATCATTGACTCCGCCCGCTCGGCTTACCAGGAGGCCATGGACATCAGCAAGAAGGAGATGCCGCCCACCAACCCCATCCGCCTGGGCCTGGCGCTGAACTTTTCCGTCTTCCACTACGAGATTGCCAACAGCCCCGAGGAGGCCATCTCACTGGCCAAGACCACCTTCGATGAGGCCATGGCTGACCTGCACACCCTCAGCGAGGACTCCTACAAAGACAGCACTCTCATCATGCAGCTGCTGCGAgacaacctgacgctgtggacagCCGACAACACTGGGGAAGAGGCGGGTGAGGCTCCGGAGGagccccagagctga